From Desulfobacterales bacterium, a single genomic window includes:
- a CDS encoding radical SAM protein, with protein sequence MAYCTLCQRKSPEISKALGLCLNCIRRRPKEALEIAAEVHRQSRLEFGLPPAPPDDPEGVLCRVCANCCRIPENDIGYCGLRRNENGHLVGATSTNGKLSWYHDPLPTNCVADRVCAGGTGCGFPDYAYRRGPETGYKNLAVFFQGCSLNCLFCQNWHFRNQTLAAPFQTVEDLVADVDERTSCICYFGGDPAPQMPFSLKASKLARQKGAERILRICWETNGSLSPNRLDQMMEMALETGGCVKFDLKAWDPVLHRVLTGVSQQPTLDNFRRAAEKISQRPVPPLLVASTLLMPGYIDPQEIAAIAEFITGINPDIPFNLLAFHPQFLMSDLPITSTALATECLQAARDAGLTRVRLGNEHLLV encoded by the coding sequence ATGGCCTACTGCACCTTATGCCAACGGAAGTCGCCGGAGATATCCAAAGCCCTGGGACTCTGTCTTAACTGCATTCGCCGACGGCCAAAGGAGGCGCTGGAAATTGCCGCCGAAGTTCACCGCCAGAGCCGGCTGGAATTCGGACTGCCGCCTGCTCCCCCGGACGATCCGGAGGGTGTGCTCTGCCGGGTTTGCGCCAATTGCTGCCGCATACCTGAAAATGACATCGGATACTGCGGCTTGCGGCGCAATGAAAATGGCCATTTGGTGGGCGCCACTTCCACCAACGGCAAACTGTCCTGGTATCATGATCCCCTGCCGACCAATTGCGTGGCGGACCGGGTATGCGCCGGCGGTACCGGATGCGGCTTTCCCGACTATGCTTATCGACGCGGCCCCGAAACCGGCTATAAAAATCTGGCGGTTTTTTTCCAGGGCTGCTCATTAAACTGCCTGTTTTGCCAGAACTGGCATTTTCGCAACCAAACTTTGGCAGCGCCTTTTCAAACAGTTGAGGATTTGGTTGCAGATGTGGATGAACGGACCTCCTGTATTTGCTATTTCGGCGGCGATCCTGCTCCGCAGATGCCCTTTTCTTTGAAAGCGTCAAAGCTGGCGCGGCAAAAAGGCGCTGAGCGGATTTTGCGAATCTGCTGGGAAACCAATGGCTCCCTCAGTCCGAATCGGCTCGATCAGATGATGGAAATGGCACTGGAAACCGGCGGCTGTGTTAAGTTTGATCTTAAAGCCTGGGACCCGGTGCTGCACAGGGTGCTCACCGGTGTTTCCCAGCAGCCCACACTGGACAACTTTAGGCGCGCAGCTGAAAAAATCTCACAGCGGCCGGTTCCGCCGCTGCTGGTTGCCAGCACTCTGCTGATGCCGGGGTATATCGATCCGCAGGAGATTGCCGCAATTGCCGAGTTCATCACCGGGATCAACCCCGACATTCCCTTCAATCTGCTGGCCTTTCACCCTCAATTCCTAATGTCCGATTTGCCTATAACCTCAACAGCGCTGGCGACAGAATGTCTGCAGGCCGCCCGGGATGCCGGGTTAACCCGTGTGCGTCTTGGGAATGAGCATCTGCTGGTTTAG
- a CDS encoding nucleoside-triphosphatase, giving the protein MSNRHILITGLPGSGKTTLFRRLVDELQHLNPIGFYTAEIRKGKSRQGFGLCSLDGRTGTLAHVDLNTGYRVGKYGVDVKGLEIFLDMLPFSTSKTSVVMIDEIGKMECLSVRFIDIIKAILASDKHLVATIAQKGGGLIAELKRRPDVRLFELTRQNQDQILTEVCSFFQGPD; this is encoded by the coding sequence ATGAGTAACCGACACATTCTGATAACCGGACTGCCGGGGTCGGGCAAGACAACCCTTTTTCGGCGGCTGGTGGATGAATTGCAGCACCTGAATCCGATCGGGTTCTACACAGCCGAAATCCGCAAGGGTAAATCCCGCCAGGGCTTTGGCCTTTGCAGTTTAGACGGCCGCACCGGCACACTGGCACATGTGGATTTGAACACCGGCTACCGGGTGGGAAAATATGGCGTGGATGTTAAGGGACTTGAGATTTTTCTGGATATGCTGCCATTTTCGACTTCGAAAACCAGTGTGGTGATGATCGATGAAATCGGTAAAATGGAATGTTTATCCGTGCGGTTTATCGACATCATTAAGGCCATATTAGCGTCAGACAAACACCTGGTGGCAACCATTGCACAGAAGGGCGGCGGCCTGATCGCGGAATTGAAGAGACGACCAGATGTACGGCTGTTTGAGCTGACGCGTCAGAATCAAGACCAAATTTTAACAGAAGTTTGTTCTTTTTTTCAGGGGCCAGATTAA